In Candidatus Rokuibacteriota bacterium, the DNA window ACCGCAACCAGACAGTCCGCGTCCACGTCGAGCCGCGGCCCCATCAGCGTGCACTCGAGGGCGGCGGCCGTCTCGGGGTTCCCGACCAACCGGTTGGCCAAGATGAACGCCTCCCGGTCTACGGGTCCAGAGGGCGGGATGCCGTAGCGGAGGTAGCCGGGCCGGCCCAGATCCTGGATCGTCGTGAGGAGGCCGGGCTCGAGGACCGTGAACGCGGTCACGTCTCCACCCTGGCGACGAAGCACCCTGCCGCCACCTCGGCCGAGATGCGCTCGAACTCGCCCGGGTCGATCGGGCGAAAGCGCACGCGGTCGCCCGGACGGAGGAGGATCGGATCCGAGCGCGAGGGGTCATAGAGGGCGAGCGGCGTCCGGCCGAGAATCCAGAAGCCACCGGGGCTCTCGACCGGGTAGATGCAGCACTGGGTCCCGCCGATCCCGACGCTGCCCGCCGGGGTCTTCGTGCGCGGCTTGTCGAGGCGCGGGATCGTCAGCGGATCGGACATCCCCACCATGTAGGGGAGCCCCGGCGTGAAGCCGATGAAGTACACCAGATACTCCTCCGCCGAGTGGCGGCTCACGACCTGCTCCGGGGAGAGCCCGAGCTTCTCACCGACTGCCTGGAGGTCGAAGCCCAGCTCGCCGCCGTAGCAGCACGGGATCTCGACCAGCCGGCTCGGCGGGAGCGCCTCGGCCTGGGCCTGAGGGATGAGCGCGGTGAGGATCGCGAGCAGCTCATTCCAGCCGATGACGATCGGGTCGTAGTAGACCAGGAGCGCGCGGAACGTCGGAACGGTCTCGACGATGCCCGGGATCGCCTTCTGCTGGATCAGGTACTCGAGGGCCCGAACGCGCGTGTTGACCTCGGGGCCGATCGCGTCACCGAACTCCACCGAAACGGCCTGGTCGCCCGCAGGGAGGAACTTCGGCTCCGAATACATCAGCGTAGCGACATGCGGCGGGGATGCCCTGCGTAGCGAATTCGACGAGCCATAGCGGGCGGCGAAGCGCAGGACGCCGCAGCGCTCCGAGCGGCCCAACAGCGTTGGGCTGCGAGGACTACCCCCCGCCTCGGGGGGATGGGGGGGCCAGCGGAGGCGTCCGAGCGAGCCAAGCCCGTCGAGGCGAGGAGACTTGAGCGACGCGGGGTGCCCCGCCGCATGTCGAATTCTAAATGACGGAGAGGGCGTGGTTCGGCAAGTCGGTGATGAACATGTGACCGGGGCTGTGGGTGATGACGAAGGGGGGCTTGCTCGCGAGGGCCACGGCCTGGGGCGTCACGCCGCAGGCCCAGAATACGGGCACGTCTCCGGACTGGAAAATTCCGGGGTCGCCCCACTCGGGGCGGTCCACGTCCTTGATCCCGATGGTCGCAGGGTCGCCGATGTGGACCGGGGCGCCGTGAGCCATGGGGAACCGCGCGGTCACCGTCACCGCCTTCGGCACCAGCTCGGCGGGAATCGGACGCATCGAGACCACCATCGGGCCCTGGAAGCGCCCGGCGGGCCGGCACGCGATGGAGGTGCGCCACATCGCCACGTTCCGCCCGGCCTCGATGTGGCGCATCGGCACGCCCGCGTCCATCAGCGCCCATTCGAAGGTGAAGGAGCAGCCCAGGAGGAAGGCGACCAGGTCCTCCCGCCAGTAGGGCGTGATGTCGGTCACCTCCTCGGCCAGCTTCCCGTCGCGGTAGATCCGGTACTTGGGGATGTCGGTTCGGAGATCGGCCCCGGGGGCCACGCCCGCTGGCTCGGGCGAGCCGGGATCCGTCACCTCGATCAGCGGGCAGGGCCGGGGGTTTCGCTGGCAGAAGACGAGGAAGTCGTAGGCGTACTCCTTGGGAAGGACGGCGAGGTTCCCCTGGACGTAGCCGGGCGCCAGGCCGGCCGTCACGCCGGTGTACTTGCCCCGGCGGATCTCCTCGCGAATCTCCTTGGGAGGGCGCGCGTCGATCGGCATGCGTGTACGCCAGTATAGACGCGCCCCGCGCGCCCGGTCAATCGAGTCGCACAGCTAGGAGCCTGTCGGAGTAATGGCCTTCGAGCGCGGGCTTCGCCCGCGCAACCGATTCCTGGGGGAGGCGTCGGAGGGGGCCGTCAAGGCCCCCACCGATTGTCCAGCCGCAGGTGGGTGAGGCGGGGCCAGAGGTCGGGGTTGCCGAGGGCTTTGGGCTTCTCGCCGCGCAGGACTCTCAGGATTTCCGATGCCACGCCGACCGCGATGTTGCGGTTGGCCGTCTCGCTCACGCCTGCCACGTGCGGGGTGCAGACCACGTTGTCCAGGTTCAGGAGCGGATTGTCCAGGGACGTGGGCTCCTCCTCCCACACATCCAGGCCGGCCGCGCGGAGCTTCCCCCGGGTCAGCGCCTCGAACACCGCGCGCTCGTCCTGCACCTTGCCGCGCGAGGTGTTGATGAAGATCGCCCCGTCCTTCATCCGCGCGATCGTCTTCTCGCTGATCAGGTGATGGGTCTCGGGCGTGTGCGGCGTGTGACACGTCACGATATCGGCGCGGGCCAGGAGGTCGGCGAGGTCGGAGACCGGCTGCACCTCGCGCCGCTCCAGCTCGTCGCGCGGGACGTAGGGGTCGTACCCGAGGACGTTCATCCCGAAGCCGCGGGCGATGTGGGCCACGCGCCGGCCGATGTTGCCGACCCCGATGATCCCGAGCGTGGCCCCCTTCAGCTCGGTGATCCCCCGGTAGTCCGATCCCCGCCACTCACCCCGCCGCGCGGACCGGTCCATGCGGATGGTCTTCTTCACGCAGCAGAGCATCAGCATGAGCGCGTGCTCCGCCACCGAGTCCGAGTTGGAGCCCGGGGCGTGGACCACGGCAATCCCCAGTCGCGTCGCGGCCGCGAGGTCCACGGTATCGAGGCCGACCCCGTAGCGCCCCACCACCTTGAGCTTGGGGCAGGAGGCCATGAGGCGCTCGGTGCACGGGGGCTTGATCCTGAACAGGATGGCCTCGGCGTCCTGGGCCGCGCGGACGACCCCCTCCTCGGTCAGATCCTCCGCGATCACGACGCGGGCCTCGCTCTGGAGCAGTTCGATTCCGGCGGTATGGATCGGTCCACCGACGATGACGAGGGGCTTAATGTCGTGGGCCATGGAAACGGGGCTCCTTTGCGTTAAGAAGAGAGAACGGGAATGGTGGCCACGCCGTGGGGGATCACGAGGACCCGGGCGTCAGCCCCGAGGGTGGCGAGGGCGTGGTCGAGCGCCGCCTGGGCCGTCGCCATCGGGGTGAGCCGCACCTCGTGGATCGTCGCCTCCGGGATCAGGCAGTCGGTCACGATCACTTGGGAGACATGGGTCAGGAAGCGGCCGAAGCGGTACCCCATGTGGGCGCCCTCCGGGATCCCCCGGGTGCGCGCTTTTTCGACGATACTCGGGCCATCGGGCGTGTCGCGGAGCCAGAGCCGTGCTGACTCCTCGCCCACGCCGTCCGAGCACGGGGTGGGGACGATGACGATCCCGCCTTCCCTCACGACCGGTTTCGGCCCGAGGATCGCCGGGTAGCAGGCGCGCGTGGCCTGGTAGAGGTTGAGGTTCTTCGGGGGGCCGGGGACCGACACCACGATGTCCGCGACACTGGCGACGGGCACCTCGAACACGCTCCGGGCGAACGCCACCCCCGCGCGAAAGACCGCGACCGGGGCGCCCGCGAAGGCGCGGATCAGTCGTTTGTCGGGGTCGATCACCAGGTTGACGACGAACTCGACGCCCAGGCGCTCGCCGGCAGTGTTGATGAAGCGGCGAAAGACCGAGTCCGCCTGGCCGAGGCGCGAGGAGGGATGGGAGAGGACCTGATAGCCGTGGGTCGCACCGATCGTCGCGTGGCCGCCGGCCCCGATCACCATCGTCTTGGCACCGCCCGAGTAGCCGGCGAAGAGGTGGGGCTCGACGACGCCGGTGGTGATCCGGAGGTCTGTGTCCACGACCTCACGGCTCACCTGGATCGGGAAGCCCTGCTCCGTTCCCAGGTCCACCAGGGCGCGGTCGTCCTTCCAGTCGTGGTTCGAAACCCGGAAGCCGTCAGCGATGCTCGCACCCAGCTTGGCAGCGATCTCCGCGCGCGACATCGCCCGGTGGCTCCCGAGACCCATGACGAAGGCAACCGCCGAGTCCGGCACGCCGGCCCGGCCCAGCTCGGCGAGGACCGCCTCAGCGACCATCGCGTCGGGGCAGTAGCGCGTGAGATCGGTGACCGCGATCACGACCCGCCGCTTGCCCCGCGCCAGCTCCGCCAGCGGCCGCGTCCCGACGGGCTCGGCGAGCGCCCGCCGCACCTCGGCGGCAGGGTCTCCGACGGCGGGGAGCCGCGGCTGCTCGACGCTGCCCAGGTAGTTGCTGTCGGGGATGGCCAGCTCGATCGTCCGCCCGGTGTCGTACGGAAGCCTCACGACCGGCATGGCGCCGTCACTTCCAGGCGACGAGGACGATTCGCGGCGAGTCGAAGCTGATGGGGCGGCCGTCGAGGCCGCCGAAGATCTCCACGTTCGACCATCGCTCCGGCCTGAGCATCCGGTAGAGCTCATGCGGCGAATAGATCCTGAGCCCTGTCTCCCCCAGAAAGCGGTTCTCCTCCTGGAGCCGCCACTCGCTCCTGATCCGGCTCGTCGCGAGGTCCAGGCGATGCGTGATCCTCACCGTGCCGCCAGGGACCAGCTGGGTCTCCTCCTCCGCGTAGTTGCGAATGTAGTGGTCGCGGTTCCGGGTGTCGAGGACGAAGGCTCCGCCGGGCCTGAGGGCCCGGCAGAAGCGGTCCAGGAGCTGGCGATCCTCCTCGTCGGAGAAGTAGCCGATGCTCGAGAAGAGGTTCAGCGCGAGATCGAACTCCTCGGAGAAGTCCATCGCGCGCATGTCCTGGCAGACGAGGTCGAGGTGGAGCCCGGCAGCCGCCGCCCGGTCGTGGGCGCGGCGCAGCTCGACCTCGCTCAGGTCCACGCCCGTCACCTTGTAGCCGCGCCGCGCGAGCGCCAGGGCGTGACGGCCGAACCCGCACGGCGCGTCGAGCACACGCGCCCCGGCGGCGAGCTGGACGTGGCCGAGGATCCACTGGATCTCTGACTCGGCGTCGGCCTCCGACTCGAAGCCCTGCGAGATCTTGGGCCACGCCTCCTCGAAGAAGCGCTGGCTGTCAAACATGGGGCGATTATACACGTTTCCTCTCACCCCGTGGTAGCATGGTCGGCCGAAAGGGAGGCGCGCGTGGCGACCTTGGTGACCTGTGATGAGTGAGATAACGATCCGGCCCGCGACGCTCGACGACGCCCCGGCAATCTGCACGATCTACAACCAGGGGATCGAGGACCGGATCGCAACCCTGGAGACCGATCTCAGGACGCCGGAGGAGCGCCGGCAGTGGCTGACGGCGCGCGGCCCGCAGCACCCCGTCATCGTCGCCGAGGCCGGCGGAACCGTCGTCGGCTGGGGGAGCCTCAACGCGTTCAACCCCCGGCGCGCCTATGACTTCGTCGCCGACTTCTCCGTGTACGTCGAGCGCCGGTGGCGAGGGGAGCGCGTCGGCAGTCGCCTTCTCGCCGGGCTCGTGGAGCTGGCGCGGGAGCTCGGCTATCACAAGCTGGTCCTCTCGGCCTTCCCCTGGAACGAGGGCGGCATGGCGCTCTACCGGAAGTTCGGCTTCCGCACCGTGGGGGTCTACAAGGAGCAGGGCAAGCTGGACGGTCAGTGGGTGGACACGATCATCATGGAGAAGATTCTCGAGTGAGCGCGCCCCTGGCCGCTGGGCTCAGGGGAGGATTAAGGGGTTGACACCCGGCTCGGAACGGTGCTAAACGTGGGGGACACGTCCGGCCGGCTCAGGGGTGAGGGTTCTCTGCGACCGAGCACGCGAGGGGCGCCGGTGCTCCTGCTGGTCGGGTCGCCTGAGCAGTCATGCTGATCGAATCCCAAAAGGAGGGTCCGATGTTCAGCCGCAGCCAGTCCCAGAAGCAAAGCAACCCGCAAGGTCAGGACAACGGCAGCCCGCCCCGTCCCGCCACCCTCCTCACCATCGTCGGAAACGACGCCAAACTCCACGGGAAGTTCGAAATCACCGACTCGATCCAGATCGAGTGCGAGGTCGGTGGGGAGTTGGACGTGGGTGGCAAGCTCGTGATCGGCGAGAAAGGCGTGGTTCGCGCCAACGTGCAGACCGTGGACGCGATCGTCCAGGGCCAGTACGAGGGGAACATGGTGGCCACCGGGAACGTGGAGATCACCGCCACCGGTCGCGTGTCCGGCAACATCGAGACCGATTCGCTCGTGATCTCCAAGGGCGGGTTCTTCAACGGCAACGTGGTCAAGA includes these proteins:
- the pxpB gene encoding 5-oxoprolinase subunit PxpB; amino-acid sequence: MYSEPKFLPAGDQAVSVEFGDAIGPEVNTRVRALEYLIQQKAIPGIVETVPTFRALLVYYDPIVIGWNELLAILTALIPQAQAEALPPSRLVEIPCCYGGELGFDLQAVGEKLGLSPEQVVSRHSAEEYLVYFIGFTPGLPYMVGMSDPLTIPRLDKPRTKTPAGSVGIGGTQCCIYPVESPGGFWILGRTPLALYDPSRSDPILLRPGDRVRFRPIDPGEFERISAEVAAGCFVARVET
- a CDS encoding putative hydro-lyase, with the translated sequence MPIDARPPKEIREEIRRGKYTGVTAGLAPGYVQGNLAVLPKEYAYDFLVFCQRNPRPCPLIEVTDPGSPEPAGVAPGADLRTDIPKYRIYRDGKLAEEVTDITPYWREDLVAFLLGCSFTFEWALMDAGVPMRHIEAGRNVAMWRTSIACRPAGRFQGPMVVSMRPIPAELVPKAVTVTARFPMAHGAPVHIGDPATIGIKDVDRPEWGDPGIFQSGDVPVFWACGVTPQAVALASKPPFVITHSPGHMFITDLPNHALSVI
- a CDS encoding hydroxyacid dehydrogenase — encoded protein: MAHDIKPLVIVGGPIHTAGIELLQSEARVVIAEDLTEEGVVRAAQDAEAILFRIKPPCTERLMASCPKLKVVGRYGVGLDTVDLAAATRLGIAVVHAPGSNSDSVAEHALMLMLCCVKKTIRMDRSARRGEWRGSDYRGITELKGATLGIIGVGNIGRRVAHIARGFGMNVLGYDPYVPRDELERREVQPVSDLADLLARADIVTCHTPHTPETHHLISEKTIARMKDGAIFINTSRGKVQDERAVFEALTRGKLRAAGLDVWEEEPTSLDNPLLNLDNVVCTPHVAGVSETANRNIAVGVASEILRVLRGEKPKALGNPDLWPRLTHLRLDNRWGP
- the larA gene encoding nickel-dependent lactate racemase, translating into MPVVRLPYDTGRTIELAIPDSNYLGSVEQPRLPAVGDPAAEVRRALAEPVGTRPLAELARGKRRVVIAVTDLTRYCPDAMVAEAVLAELGRAGVPDSAVAFVMGLGSHRAMSRAEIAAKLGASIADGFRVSNHDWKDDRALVDLGTEQGFPIQVSREVVDTDLRITTGVVEPHLFAGYSGGAKTMVIGAGGHATIGATHGYQVLSHPSSRLGQADSVFRRFINTAGERLGVEFVVNLVIDPDKRLIRAFAGAPVAVFRAGVAFARSVFEVPVASVADIVVSVPGPPKNLNLYQATRACYPAILGPKPVVREGGIVIVPTPCSDGVGEESARLWLRDTPDGPSIVEKARTRGIPEGAHMGYRFGRFLTHVSQVIVTDCLIPEATIHEVRLTPMATAQAALDHALATLGADARVLVIPHGVATIPVLSS
- a CDS encoding methyltransferase domain-containing protein, with protein sequence MFDSQRFFEEAWPKISQGFESEADAESEIQWILGHVQLAAGARVLDAPCGFGRHALALARRGYKVTGVDLSEVELRRAHDRAAAAGLHLDLVCQDMRAMDFSEEFDLALNLFSSIGYFSDEEDRQLLDRFCRALRPGGAFVLDTRNRDHYIRNYAEEETQLVPGGTVRITHRLDLATSRIRSEWRLQEENRFLGETGLRIYSPHELYRMLRPERWSNVEIFGGLDGRPISFDSPRIVLVAWK
- a CDS encoding N-acetyltransferase yields the protein MSEITIRPATLDDAPAICTIYNQGIEDRIATLETDLRTPEERRQWLTARGPQHPVIVAEAGGTVVGWGSLNAFNPRRAYDFVADFSVYVERRWRGERVGSRLLAGLVELARELGYHKLVLSAFPWNEGGMALYRKFGFRTVGVYKEQGKLDGQWVDTIIMEKILE
- a CDS encoding polymer-forming cytoskeletal protein, translating into MFSRSQSQKQSNPQGQDNGSPPRPATLLTIVGNDAKLHGKFEITDSIQIECEVGGELDVGGKLVIGEKGVVRANVQTVDAIVQGQYEGNMVATGNVEITATGRVSGNIETDSLVISKGGFFNGNVVKIKDQEPQKGQRPVYLVDEKRVGQQK